From the Chitinophaga lutea genome, the window AAAGGCGGCATCCACGTATTGGATGTTATCATCCCGGAAGCGGTATTTGGAACTGGCCGTACGGGCGCGGGTAAGATGATGGAAATTGGCGCCCAGGCTGACGGACCGGAAATATTTACCGGCCGTGAAATTCAGGGGAACGGAGAAACCGGCGTACCAGTCGAGCTCATTCCATTCCAGGCTGATGGTATCGTTCACCCGCAGTTTGCGCTGCATCCGGTAATCCACGCCCGCGCGCAGATATGGGAACCAGGCGCCATACAGCACGCTCGCGCCCACTTCCGGGCTGTTTTCGTTGATGTTGTACGACGCGCCCACAGCGGTCTGCAGCGTTCCCAGCACGTTTTCGCCGTAGAGGTACAGCCCGTAATCCGGATCGTCGATGCGGGGAAGCCAGCTGTGGAAATTAAACAGGCGATGCGCTTTCGGGTATTTCCGCACCTCGTAGTCGCGGGCCGGCACTTTATCGAGAATATCTCCCCCTTCCCCGAAATCGGGCCGTAACCAGGCGCTGTGGCGGGGTTGCGACGCCACGGGCTGCAGCGGGCTTTTTAATAATTTATGACCGGAAGCCGTAAACTCACTGTAAATGATGCCCCCATCCGTCACCGCCATATGCTGCACGCCGTTGGGGCGGCGGGTGACCTGCTGAAGGGTGTTGTCGTCGAGGGTAACGCGGTACACGTTGTCCGCGTCACCGAAAGCAGCCGTGAAATAAACCGCGTTGCCTTCCACGCTGGCGATGCCGATGGTGGGCACGCCGAAAGGCACCAGCACTTTCGATTCCCCGGTTTCGACCGACTGGCTGATGAGGCCCATCCGGCCCGCTTTATCGCGCACCGCGCTGATCATCAGCCGGTCGCCCGCCGCGAATTTCGGATAGGTATAATACCAGTTTTCCGGGTTCGGCAGGCTTTGCAGGACGGCGCCCGATTGTGCATCAAGTATTTCCACCCGGTACGCCTGTTCGGGCGTAACCGCCACCACCGCTACTTTGCGCCCGTCGGCGGAAAGGTCGGGCGAAAAACAGCGGCGCTCGTGCCGCAGGCTGCGGGTTTGGCCGGACGCCCGGTCGTGGATTTTCACGATCGAATAATCCTTCCAGCCCCAGCGCGGGCTATAGCGGCTTTCCGTCCAGAGCAGCTGACCGTTCCGGTAGCTGAAATAGTCATCGAAACCCAGGCCGGGTGCGGTAATCCGCGATTCTTTCCCGTCGGGGCCTATTTCGTAGAAAGCCGGGATGGCTTTGAATGAGCTTTTCGATACGATGAGGCGGCCATTACCCGCAGCGTACACGTATTTGTAGTCGGTGTAGTGCTTCCCCACGGGCGTAAGCGTATCCGCCGCCTGTTCAGTTGCGGCGGGCCAATGCTGCGCATAACTGCCGAGCGCCGCCCTGAAGAAACCCGCGGCATTTTTACCCGTGCGGTGCTTCAGGCTTTGGGAGAAAGGATAAAACACCCGCCGGTAGCGCACGGCATCGTCGGTGACCCCGTTCCAGAACTGCGGCCCGTATTGCAGGCGGCCATAACTGGTCATAAGGTAACCCGTAGCGTAATGATCGGGCATATAACGGCGATAGGAGCCGTTTCTGAGTTGCATGTAGGTGTATGGCCTCCCGGCCAGTTGCAGGGCCCTGAAGCCGTTAAAAAAGGCCGGCAAACGCCCCCTGCCCTGGTTGCTCAACGCCGTTTCCGTCACCACGGCATCTCCCTCCCAGAACCAGTTGGGAACGGCGATATTCGTGGCGGCGGCCTGCCCCAGTTCACCGGAGAGGTAAAACACCACCTTGCTGATGCCTTTGCGGAAATTGCTGTTTTGCAGCACATGCCGGTATTCATGGAGCGCCAGCTGGTCGGCCCAGTTCAGGGAACCCACGTCGTTGCTGGAGGGCGGCGGCGTCATGAAGAACTCGGAACGGAAAGGCCCCAGCTGCACGTAGCCGTTCGACTGCAGCGTCTGGTTCTGCAGCACGATGTTCACCTTGCGCTGCAACGGCCCGATGGTGGCGCGGTGGTAACGGCTCACGTACCCGGTGATATCGGCTACCCGCCTGCCGTAGGCCTCCATGCCACGGGGGAAAATAACACGCACCGTGTCTGTATTTATCTGCTGCCATCTGAGGGAGGGCGGATTCCCGCCGAACTGCTGGGCGCCTGCCTGTTGAGCAAAGCCGGCCGCCAATACGAGGCCTAGTATTCTGCGCATATAAGTAACAAATTACATACATTTTTGAAGTATGCCCATTAAATTTCATATCTCCCCTGCCATATGGTTGTGGCAACATCCATCCGTGATTTTTTCGTATTTTTGTACGGATATAAACGTTTAAAGCATGGAAACAATCACACAATCTCCTATAAAATTGACCACCGGCGCCATCCAGGAGCTGCAACGCCTCCGTTCCGAAGAAGGTTTTGACCACTCACAGTACCTCCGCATCGGCGTAAAGGGCGGCGGTTGCTCCGGACTGTCTTACATCCTCGGTTTCGATGCCAGAATGGAAGACGATGAGGTGTACGAGATCGAAGGCATCCCGGTAGTAATGAAAAAAGCGCACGGCATGTATCTGCTGGGCATGGAAGTGGATTTTGCGCAGGGACTGAACGCCCGCGGGTTTACTTTCTCCAACCCCAACGCATCATCCAGCTGCGGCTGCGGTACGTCTTTCGCGGTGTAAACAGATTGAAAATCTTTTCCGAAAGCCTCTCCGGTACGGAGGGGCTTTTTTTTGCGCTACCCTGACAGGTTTTCCCGCGACGTATTCCTTTTACCGTTTCCACAGGAGAACCGGTTTCCCCCGGCAGGCTACTCCTTGCGGCTATTGGGGATAAATAGCTTGATCATGCTCTCTGCCAGGCCAGATTAACAATCAGCTCAGTACTATGCTGATACCCCGGCTGAATCCGTGACGTCCATGTCAAAAAAACTCTTTCGCCAGCATACATGGCTGATGCAAATAAAAAACGGCCGTCTATATGAGACGGCCGTTTTCAATATGCTGAACGAAAGGTTTATTTACCACCCACTAACGGCGGCGCCTTTTCGATTTTTACGGCTTCTTTCTCCTGGGAGAGCGTATTCTTCCGGTCGAAGTCTACCAGGATGGGGGCCGCTACGAAGATGGAAGAGTATGCACCGGTGAGCACGCCGATCAGCATTGCGAAGGCAAAGCCGCGGGTTACTTCACCGCCGAAGATGAAGAGGATGAGGATGGTGAGGAACACCGTTACAGAGGTCATGATCGTACGGCTCAGCGTTTCGTTGATCGCACGGTTGATCACTGTTTTGGTATCCCCGCCTTTGGTCAGGCGGAAGTTCTCACGGATCCTGTCGAACACGATCACGGTATCGTTCATCGAGAAACCGATCACGGTGAGGATGGCCGCAATGAAGTGCTGGTCGATTTCCAGCGCAAAAGGCACCCAGTTGCGGCAGAACGAGAACACGATCAATGTTACCAGTACGTCGTGCAGCAGCGATACGATGGTACCGATGGAGTACTGCCATTTGTTGAATCGCAGCAGGATGTACAGGAACACCACCAGCAGGGACAGGATGGTGGCTTTCACCGCACCCTGGCGAAGGTCGTCGGAGATAGTGGGTGCTACTGTCTGGGAACCCACCAGGTATTTGCTGACGAACGTCTGCTGGTCGATACTCCCATCGTAGTAAGGTTTCAGGCTGTTGTACAGTTTACCCAGTACTTCTGCGGATGCTTCGTCTGTATTTTCTTCCACTTTGTAAGAAGTGGTGATGTTCAGCTGGTTGTTTTCGCCGATGGTCTTTACAAAGGTTTCCGATTCGAACTCTTTGTTCAGCGCTTCGTGCACGGCAGTGCGGTTCACCGCTTTGTCGAAACGCACGGTGTAGCTGCGGCCGCCGCTGAAGTCCACGCCGCGGTCAAATCCGTTGAAGAAAGAACCGATACCGAGTACCAGCACGATCGCGGAGATGATGTAAGTGTATTTGCGCATGCCCACGAAATCGTATTTGGCATGTTTGAAAATACGGCGGCTGAGGGGGGTGAAATACTCCAGGTGCCTTTTTTTGCCGGTCCACCAGTCGGTGATCATACGGGATACGAGGATACCGCAGAACAGGGACAGCAACAGACCGATGATCTGCGTGGTGGCGAAGCCCAGTACGGGGCCGAGGCCGAAGTAGAACAGGATGCAGGCGGTGAGCAGGGAGGTGATGTGACCGTCCAGTACAGGTGCGTAAGACCGTTTATAACCGTCTTCCACGGCCTGCTGGTAAGTTTTACCACGGCTCAGCTCATCCTTGATCCTTTCAAAGATGATTACGTTCGTATCCACAGCCATACCGATGGTAAGCACCAGACCGGCGATACCAGGCATGGTGAGCGTGGCGCCCAGCGAAGCGAGGATACCTACGGTAAACAGCAGGTTGAGGATAAGTGCGATATTGGCTACCCAACCGCCGGTGTTGAAGTACACCAGCATCAGGATGAAGATCACGACAAAGGAAATGATGAATGATTTGGCGCCTGCTTCGATCGATTCCTGACCGAGCGTGGGGCCTACCACCTGTTCCTGTACGATCTTGGCGGGGGCAGGCATTCTGCCGCTCATCAGGATGTTCGCCAGGTCATCGGCTTCTTCCGTGGTGAAGTTACCGCTGATGGAAGAGTTGCCGTTCGGGATTTCGGTGTTGATGGAAGGCGCGGTGTACACCACGTTGTCCAGCACGATGGCTACGTAGTTGAACGTGCGGGGATCCTGCGGATTGGTGGGTTTCAGCGCGCGGGTGAGGTTCCTCCAGTCGCGGGTACCGGTGGGGTCCATGCTCATGGAAACTTCCACCTGGTTGTCCTGGCCGAAGTCGGCTTTCGCCCTGATCACCCTTTCACCGGTGATTTTAGCTTTCGGGTTGGCCGGGTTCACTTTGATACCGTATACCTGCAGGGGCTGGTTGCGGTCTTCTTTGTTGGACGGGCCGTATACGAACACGAGGTCTTTCGGGATCACTGCTTTCACAGCCGGTGTTTCCAGGTATTTCCGGAAAGTGGCGGTATCCCTGGGGGCCATGTAACCGAGCGTGGAGCTGGGTACGATGCCCTGTTGGGTGGCGTTCGGCATGAAGATGGTGAACAGCGGGTTTTCTTTGGCGGCCTGTGCTTCCAGCAGTTTGGCGGAATCACCGGCGCCTGCCAGTGTACCTTTGCCGGAATCTTTCGCCAGCAGGCTGTTCAGGCTGGCCGTAGAATCTGCGGATGCAGGCGCCGCGGCGGCGGTAGCGGTGGAATCGGCTTTTTTAGCGGTGGTATCCACTTTAGGCGCGTTGCCCTGGGAAGCTTTGATGGCTTCGTTCATGGGCTGCAGCACCGTTACATAAAACTCTTCGCTGCTTTTGTAGGTTTCGCGGAACTCGAGGTTCGCGCTGGCCTGCAGGTATTTACGAACACGCTCGGCATCGTCCACACCGGCCAGTTCCACGGAAATGATGCCGCGGTTCTCGTCGAGGTTGATGGAGGGAGATGCTACGCCGAACTTGTCGATACGGTTCTGCAGTACTTTATAGGTATTCCTGATCGCTGCTTTCGCTTCGTTGCGGATGATCGTCAGCACCTGGTCGTTGGTGCTGTTGAAAGTGATCTGCTTCTGGGCGGCGCTGGCGAAAATGGAAGACAGTTTGCCGGTGGGGGCCTCTTCTTTATAGGCCTCTCCGAAAAGGGTCACAAAATCAGACTGGCTGTTTTTCTTGCGCTCTCTCGCTTTCTCGATGGCTTTGTTGAATGCCGGATCTTTGGACTGGCCGGAAAGGCTCCGCACCACATCTTCCACGCTTACCTCCAGCACCACGTTCATACCGCCCTGGAGGTCGAGGCCCAGGTTCAGCTGTTTTTCTTTTGCTTTGGTGTAGGTGGTAAACCAGGGAAATCCAAAAATCTGCTTGCCGCTGGTGCTGTCGAGCACGGATTCCATTCTCTCTTTGACCAGGGAATTCAGCGTGTCCCTGTAATAAGATTGTAACTCTTTGTTACCGGGATACTTCTGTTCGGCAGAGGGATATTGTTTGGCCACAAAATCTTCTGCCTGGCTCTTAGTCTTTTTCTCATAGTTCTGCACCACAAACGTGAAGGACAATTGATACAAAGAGATAAGGATTAGTGCGACAGCAAAAAATCTAACCAGTCCTTTTAGTTGCATTTTCTTTACGGATTATGAATATAAATTTTTTAAGAGTTGCAAAGATAGAATTTAAATTGATATATTAAAGCCCGGTTTAAAACAGCTACAAATCCAATATGTACTTGGTTTTGAGCAGGATTTTGGCCTTAAAAATTTACCCCCTATGGTGCAACGCTGTTTATTGGCAGCTGCAATATTGGTTTTTTTTGCGAACTGCCAAACTTCCCGGACGATTAATTCTGCTGCCATGCACAAAAAAAACAACGGCCGGCTCGATTCGCTGCTGCAGGCCAATGCAGCCCGGCTGGGGCCGGTAATGGCTGATCCGGAGGCTTACCGGCTGCAGATCATCTATACGCAGATAGACCGGGATGCCCGTAACCGACCGGTTTTCACGGATTATTATTACCGCGATCTGCCCGCGGAGTACTTCTACCCCGCCTCTACCGTCAAAATGCCGGCGGCCCTGCTGGCACTGGAAAAGCTCAACCGGCTGGGCATCGACAAAAATACGCCCCTCCATACCGACAGCCTGTCAGGTATTTCGGCGGCGGTAACGGCCGACAGCAGCGCGGAAAACCTCGAGCCTTCCGTGGCGCATTACATTAAAAAAATCTTTCTGGTCAGTGATAACGACGCCTTTAACCGGCTGTACGAACTGCTGGGACAGGAGGAATTCAACCGCGGGCTCTGGGAAAAGGGCTACCCTTCCTCCCAAATCCGCCACCGCCTGGATGTGGCCCTCCCACAGGAAGCCAACCGCCGCACCAACCCCGTGAAATTCATGAGGAACGGTACGGTTGTTTACAGCCAGCCGGAACAGGTCAGCCGCCTCGAATTTCCGCCCCGGCACGATTCCGTGGGCCGCGCCCATTACGCCGGTAATCAGCTTGTGCGGGCGCCGTTCGACTTCTCCGTCAAAAACCGGCTGTTACTCAAAGACCTCCACCAGATACTCAGGAGTATAATTTTTCCGGAAAGTGTAACATCCGGGCAGTCATTTCGTTTAAAGGAGGATGACTACCGGTTTTTATACCGGTACATGTCGCAGCTGCCAACGGAAACCACCTTCCCGGTATACGATACCGCAGAATTCCACCGGAATTACGTGAAATACCTGATGGGCGGGGCAGATGCGGCAACGGCACTGCCCGCGGGGTTACGCATTTTCAACAAACCGGGCTGGGCATATGGCTTTTTGACGGACGTAGCCTATTTTGCGGATTTTGCCAACGGGGTGGAGTTTATGCTCTCGGCAACCTTGTACGCCAACTCTGACGGCATCATCGGCGACAATAAATACGACTTTGAAACCGCAGGCAAGCCTTTCCTGAAAGAACTGGGATGGCTGATTTACGAGGCGGAGCTGCAGCGGGCCAGGAAACATAAACCGGATTTGCAACGTTACAAAGTGACTTATGAAAAAGAACAACAACCGTAAACCAATATTTAAATTCATAAAACAAGAGAGCATGATCCTAGCAAAAAAGAACCGAATTCTCGCAGTATTGATGGCCGTAGCAGTTGTAACCGGTCTTTCTTCCTGTCTGAAAAACAACAACAACCCGGCGCCTGAAGCGTTTACGTATGCGTTTTTCGCCAACCTGGCCACCCCTACTTATAAGATCAGCGTTTTTCAGAACAATGCCGATCTGCTGGGCGGTGAAGGCATGGAATTCGGTACCG encodes:
- a CDS encoding TolB-like translocation protein: MRRILGLVLAAGFAQQAGAQQFGGNPPSLRWQQINTDTVRVIFPRGMEAYGRRVADITGYVSRYHRATIGPLQRKVNIVLQNQTLQSNGYVQLGPFRSEFFMTPPPSSNDVGSLNWADQLALHEYRHVLQNSNFRKGISKVVFYLSGELGQAAATNIAVPNWFWEGDAVVTETALSNQGRGRLPAFFNGFRALQLAGRPYTYMQLRNGSYRRYMPDHYATGYLMTSYGRLQYGPQFWNGVTDDAVRYRRVFYPFSQSLKHRTGKNAAGFFRAALGSYAQHWPAATEQAADTLTPVGKHYTDYKYVYAAGNGRLIVSKSSFKAIPAFYEIGPDGKESRITAPGLGFDDYFSYRNGQLLWTESRYSPRWGWKDYSIVKIHDRASGQTRSLRHERRCFSPDLSADGRKVAVVAVTPEQAYRVEILDAQSGAVLQSLPNPENWYYTYPKFAAGDRLMISAVRDKAGRMGLISQSVETGESKVLVPFGVPTIGIASVEGNAVYFTAAFGDADNVYRVTLDDNTLQQVTRRPNGVQHMAVTDGGIIYSEFTASGHKLLKSPLQPVASQPRHSAWLRPDFGEGGDILDKVPARDYEVRKYPKAHRLFNFHSWLPRIDDPDYGLYLYGENVLGTLQTAVGASYNINENSPEVGASVLYGAWFPYLRAGVDYRMQRKLRVNDTISLEWNELDWYAGFSVPLNFTAGKYFRSVSLGANFHHLTRARTASSKYRFRDDNIQYVDAAFTFSNQRIRAVQNIYSHFAQSLVLRYNKTVNNVPGEQFTGRLDLYLPGFSANHSLVLQGAYQQRDTMLRYAFTDHFVYARGYEKPFYEHIYKAGANYHFPICYPDWGFANLLYFMRLRGNVFYDHSVAYNFRSRKDVTYASAGGELFFDTKLGNVLPFSFGVRYSRLFDTDPVDPARSNRFEVIVPLQQLFAY
- a CDS encoding HesB/IscA family protein, with the protein product METITQSPIKLTTGAIQELQRLRSEEGFDHSQYLRIGVKGGGCSGLSYILGFDARMEDDEVYEIEGIPVVMKKAHGMYLLGMEVDFAQGLNARGFTFSNPNASSSCGCGTSFAV
- the secDF gene encoding protein translocase subunit SecDF, coding for MQLKGLVRFFAVALILISLYQLSFTFVVQNYEKKTKSQAEDFVAKQYPSAEQKYPGNKELQSYYRDTLNSLVKERMESVLDSTSGKQIFGFPWFTTYTKAKEKQLNLGLDLQGGMNVVLEVSVEDVVRSLSGQSKDPAFNKAIEKARERKKNSQSDFVTLFGEAYKEEAPTGKLSSIFASAAQKQITFNSTNDQVLTIIRNEAKAAIRNTYKVLQNRIDKFGVASPSINLDENRGIISVELAGVDDAERVRKYLQASANLEFRETYKSSEEFYVTVLQPMNEAIKASQGNAPKVDTTAKKADSTATAAAAPASADSTASLNSLLAKDSGKGTLAGAGDSAKLLEAQAAKENPLFTIFMPNATQQGIVPSSTLGYMAPRDTATFRKYLETPAVKAVIPKDLVFVYGPSNKEDRNQPLQVYGIKVNPANPKAKITGERVIRAKADFGQDNQVEVSMSMDPTGTRDWRNLTRALKPTNPQDPRTFNYVAIVLDNVVYTAPSINTEIPNGNSSISGNFTTEEADDLANILMSGRMPAPAKIVQEQVVGPTLGQESIEAGAKSFIISFVVIFILMLVYFNTGGWVANIALILNLLFTVGILASLGATLTMPGIAGLVLTIGMAVDTNVIIFERIKDELSRGKTYQQAVEDGYKRSYAPVLDGHITSLLTACILFYFGLGPVLGFATTQIIGLLLSLFCGILVSRMITDWWTGKKRHLEYFTPLSRRIFKHAKYDFVGMRKYTYIISAIVLVLGIGSFFNGFDRGVDFSGGRSYTVRFDKAVNRTAVHEALNKEFESETFVKTIGENNQLNITTSYKVEENTDEASAEVLGKLYNSLKPYYDGSIDQQTFVSKYLVGSQTVAPTISDDLRQGAVKATILSLLVVFLYILLRFNKWQYSIGTIVSLLHDVLVTLIVFSFCRNWVPFALEIDQHFIAAILTVIGFSMNDTVIVFDRIRENFRLTKGGDTKTVINRAINETLSRTIMTSVTVFLTILILFIFGGEVTRGFAFAMLIGVLTGAYSSIFVAAPILVDFDRKNTLSQEKEAVKIEKAPPLVGGK
- a CDS encoding serine hydrolase; protein product: MHKKNNGRLDSLLQANAARLGPVMADPEAYRLQIIYTQIDRDARNRPVFTDYYYRDLPAEYFYPASTVKMPAALLALEKLNRLGIDKNTPLHTDSLSGISAAVTADSSAENLEPSVAHYIKKIFLVSDNDAFNRLYELLGQEEFNRGLWEKGYPSSQIRHRLDVALPQEANRRTNPVKFMRNGTVVYSQPEQVSRLEFPPRHDSVGRAHYAGNQLVRAPFDFSVKNRLLLKDLHQILRSIIFPESVTSGQSFRLKEDDYRFLYRYMSQLPTETTFPVYDTAEFHRNYVKYLMGGADAATALPAGLRIFNKPGWAYGFLTDVAYFADFANGVEFMLSATLYANSDGIIGDNKYDFETAGKPFLKELGWLIYEAELQRARKHKPDLQRYKVTYEKEQQP